The Streptomyces sp. NBC_00224 genome has a window encoding:
- a CDS encoding TlpA family protein disulfide reductase, whose product MIFLWIVVTVLSLLVSICLMALVDQYQTLQLIRGRLELDDAPAPVVIPGDRVLAPSAIGLPAELDHREHLVVLFLSTTCATCRALAKKLGGRPPDNLWVVLVEGDAERAADWFAAAGLPRTRATVDLDGRISDAFGLDVTPAAFVYRRGEVLLGQTIPSFRQLDSLLSSDAVPPSLLP is encoded by the coding sequence ATGATCTTCCTGTGGATCGTGGTGACGGTTCTGTCCCTGCTCGTGTCGATCTGCCTGATGGCACTGGTGGACCAGTACCAGACCCTGCAACTGATCCGGGGACGGCTGGAGTTGGACGACGCTCCCGCTCCTGTCGTCATCCCCGGCGACCGCGTGCTCGCGCCGTCTGCCATCGGCCTGCCCGCCGAGCTGGATCACCGGGAGCATCTGGTGGTCCTCTTCCTCTCGACCACCTGCGCTACGTGTCGGGCTCTTGCGAAGAAGCTCGGCGGCAGGCCCCCGGACAACCTGTGGGTCGTACTCGTGGAGGGCGATGCCGAGCGGGCCGCCGACTGGTTCGCCGCCGCCGGGCTGCCCCGCACTCGGGCGACGGTGGATCTGGACGGGCGCATCAGCGACGCGTTCGGCCTCGACGTGACCCCCGCGGCATTCGTCTACCGCCGCGGCGAAGTACTCCTTGGGCAGACCATCCCCTCGTTCCGCCAGCTCGACTCTCTGCTCAGCTCGGACGCCGTGCCGCCGTCCCTGCTGCCCTGA
- a CDS encoding ABC transporter substrate-binding protein, with protein MRKLLAASVCLVVTTGCGASVERSESQDTKSAAVTLTNCGREVTYDKVPERVVTNDVGITELMLALGLEDRMAGFAMPDDKGDLSDVPWKGGYDKVKWLSKDQLTKENVLDARADLVFAGWSYGFREEGGFTPDALRKLGIPSYVLTESCRNSRTKSSRGIMPPLDALYADLTNLGKLFGVEERATRLIADFKKRVADVGAKAPRGADRPTVFLYDSGRDQPFTSGRYAAPEQIITESGGVNVMHDVADSWTTVGWESVVQRNPDVILICDYGDVSAEAKKKFLLSYAPLRDVSAVKNRRIFTLDYADLVESPRNPSAIARFGAYLREVAGKR; from the coding sequence ATGCGCAAGCTGCTCGCCGCCTCCGTCTGCCTCGTCGTGACCACCGGTTGCGGTGCGTCGGTCGAGCGGTCCGAGTCCCAGGACACCAAGTCCGCGGCGGTCACCCTCACCAACTGCGGCCGCGAGGTGACCTACGACAAGGTCCCGGAACGGGTCGTCACCAACGACGTCGGCATCACCGAACTGATGCTGGCCCTGGGCCTTGAGGACCGGATGGCCGGCTTCGCGATGCCCGACGACAAGGGCGACCTGAGCGACGTGCCCTGGAAGGGCGGCTACGACAAGGTCAAGTGGCTCTCGAAGGACCAGCTCACCAAGGAGAACGTCCTGGACGCCCGCGCCGACCTCGTCTTCGCCGGGTGGAGCTACGGCTTCCGCGAAGAAGGCGGCTTCACCCCCGACGCGCTGCGCAAGCTCGGTATCCCCTCGTACGTCCTCACCGAGTCCTGCCGCAACAGCCGTACGAAGTCCTCGCGGGGCATCATGCCGCCGCTGGACGCGCTCTACGCGGACCTGACCAACCTGGGCAAGCTCTTCGGCGTCGAGGAGCGGGCCACCCGGCTGATCGCCGACTTCAAGAAGCGCGTCGCGGACGTGGGGGCCAAGGCACCCCGGGGCGCCGACCGGCCCACGGTCTTCCTCTACGACAGCGGCCGCGACCAGCCCTTCACCTCCGGCCGCTACGCCGCCCCGGAGCAGATCATCACCGAGTCCGGCGGCGTCAACGTCATGCACGACGTGGCGGACTCCTGGACCACGGTGGGCTGGGAGAGCGTCGTCCAGCGCAACCCCGACGTGATCCTCATCTGCGACTACGGCGATGTGAGCGCCGAGGCGAAGAAGAAGTTCCTGCTCTCCTACGCCCCTCTGCGGGATGTCTCCGCGGTCAAGAACCGGCGCATCTTCACCCTCGACTACGCCGACCTGGTGGAGAGCCCCCGCAACCCGTCGGCGATCGCCCGCTTCGGCGCGTATCTGCGGGAGGTGGCGGGGAAGCGGTGA
- the selB gene encoding selenocysteine-specific translation elongation factor: MHVVATAGHVDHGKSTLVRALTGRDPDRLAEERRRRLTIDLGFAWTTLGSGETIAFVDVPGHERFVANMLAGIGPVAAVMIVVAADGGWMPQSAEHLAALDALDVRHGLLVITRSDLADPAPARVRALAEIRATSLGRVDSVTVSAKTGHGLDHLRRGLARLVHRIPAPDPSGAVRLWVDRAFTVRGAGLVVTGTLPRGRIDVEDELVTAPQGLRAKVRGIQTLERDTPTVTAPARVALNLRGPAHGALPRGEALLTPGQFIQTTVCDVRLHGTDAGRLPRTLTLHIGAAARTVHLRPLGHGAARLSFTPALPLRLGDRALLRDPGRQAISAGVTVLDVRPPELRRRGAAATRARELAQLAGTPTEATELARRRLIRRPLLEAMGVAVTRDPVSGDWLADPAYWQELFHRLTTLVADFAEERPYADGLPLETARLQLQLPDRALVQALVRAPLEVRAGRIVHRSAGVPQALRDAVRQVCADLEQAPFRAPAAPRLAELGLGEREIRAATRAGLLLCLAPGIVLLPDAPARALVQVGRLAQPFTVGAASRALDTTRRVSLPMLNHLDEQGLTRRLPDHRREVIRSGSR; encoded by the coding sequence ATGCACGTCGTCGCCACGGCCGGCCACGTCGACCACGGCAAGAGCACCCTCGTACGGGCCCTGACCGGACGCGATCCCGACCGGCTCGCCGAGGAGCGGCGCAGGCGGCTGACCATCGACCTCGGCTTCGCCTGGACCACCCTCGGTTCGGGGGAGACCATCGCCTTTGTCGACGTCCCCGGGCACGAACGCTTCGTTGCGAACATGCTCGCCGGTATCGGCCCCGTGGCGGCCGTGATGATCGTCGTGGCGGCCGACGGGGGGTGGATGCCCCAGTCCGCCGAGCACCTCGCCGCCCTGGACGCCCTCGACGTGCGCCACGGCCTGCTCGTGATCACCCGCAGCGATCTCGCGGACCCCGCCCCCGCCCGTGTACGGGCACTGGCCGAGATCCGCGCCACCTCGCTGGGCCGCGTCGATTCCGTCACGGTCAGCGCGAAGACCGGCCACGGGCTCGACCACCTGCGGCGCGGCCTCGCCCGGCTCGTCCACCGCATCCCCGCACCGGACCCGTCGGGCGCGGTGCGCCTGTGGGTGGACCGGGCCTTCACCGTGCGCGGGGCGGGCCTGGTGGTCACCGGAACCCTGCCCCGGGGGCGCATCGATGTGGAGGACGAACTCGTCACCGCCCCGCAGGGGCTGCGGGCCAAGGTGCGGGGCATCCAGACCCTGGAGCGGGACACACCCACGGTCACCGCGCCCGCCCGCGTCGCCCTCAATCTGCGCGGCCCCGCTCACGGCGCCCTCCCACGGGGTGAAGCCCTTCTCACGCCGGGGCAGTTCATCCAGACCACCGTGTGCGACGTCCGCCTGCACGGCACCGACGCCGGCCGGCTGCCCCGGACGCTCACGCTGCACATCGGAGCGGCCGCTCGCACCGTGCACCTTCGCCCGCTCGGCCACGGCGCCGCCCGGCTCTCCTTCACCCCCGCGCTCCCGCTGCGCCTCGGCGACCGGGCACTGCTGCGCGACCCCGGCCGCCAGGCGATCAGCGCGGGAGTGACCGTCCTCGACGTCCGCCCGCCCGAACTGCGCCGCCGGGGAGCCGCCGCCACACGGGCCCGCGAGCTCGCACAGCTCGCCGGCACCCCGACCGAAGCGACGGAACTCGCCCGCCGACGCCTGATACGCCGCCCCCTGCTGGAGGCCATGGGTGTGGCGGTCACCCGTGATCCGGTGAGCGGGGACTGGCTTGCCGACCCCGCGTACTGGCAGGAACTGTTCCACCGCCTGACCACGCTGGTGGCCGACTTCGCCGAGGAGCGGCCCTACGCGGACGGCCTGCCGCTGGAGACGGCCCGGCTCCAGCTCCAGCTGCCCGATCGCGCCCTGGTCCAGGCTCTGGTCCGGGCGCCTCTTGAGGTGCGCGCGGGCAGGATCGTGCACCGATCCGCCGGTGTGCCGCAAGCGCTCCGCGACGCGGTACGGCAGGTGTGCGCCGATCTGGAGCAGGCTCCGTTCCGGGCTCCGGCGGCACCGCGCCTGGCGGAACTCGGCCTGGGGGAGCGGGAGATCCGGGCAGCGACCCGCGCGGGTCTGCTGCTGTGTCTCGCGCCCGGGATCGTCCTGTTGCCAGACGCCCCGGCACGTGCCCTGGTACAAGTGGGGCGGCTGGCACAGCCGTTCACCGTGGGCGCCGCGAGCCGCGCGCTCGACACCACCCGCCGGGTGTCTCTGCCTATGCTCAACCACCTGGACGAACAGGGCCTCACCCGCCGACTGCCGGATCACCGCCGGGAGGTGATCCGGTCGGGTTCACGATGA
- a CDS encoding amidase: protein MEPHAYAAFDAVGLRELIRTREVSAAEVEDAARRAVERVNADLNALTGPLFDPAPTHEPDGPLAGVPFVIKDSGPFTQGVPFTVGSRSIRGAYALVDHDLMARFRTAGLVALGQSTAPEFGLNFATESVRYGVTRNPWDLERGVGGSSGGSAALVAAGAVPFAHANDAGGSIRVPASCCGLVGLKPSRGRTPSGPLTGEAAFGQLVEFGLTRTVRDAAHLLDAVSAPTVGEKYQLAPVTRPYADEVRTDPGRLRVALTTVPWSGVPVDRQIAEATVAVGQVLEWIGHIVTEASPDVDADEVVEAVMLSAVSTGGAVLRGAPRRPDPSALEGVSRRVLAEAESFTALDVLAAMEAQHLVTRPIGRFFLDHDLLVTPTLAQLPAPHGTLDYDDARHSTRSWLRRIFEHGPFTALFNVSGHPAISLPLGQSRTGLPIGVQLVAAHGREDLLLRVAAQLEQAVPWGERQPGVYVD from the coding sequence ATGGAGCCGCACGCATACGCAGCCTTCGACGCGGTCGGTCTGCGCGAGCTGATCCGTACGCGCGAAGTGAGCGCCGCCGAGGTGGAGGACGCCGCCCGGCGTGCGGTCGAGCGCGTGAACGCCGATCTCAACGCCCTGACCGGGCCGCTGTTCGACCCGGCCCCGACGCATGAGCCGGACGGGCCGCTGGCCGGGGTGCCGTTCGTCATCAAGGACAGCGGCCCCTTCACCCAGGGCGTGCCGTTCACCGTGGGCAGCCGCAGCATCCGGGGCGCCTACGCCCTGGTCGACCACGATCTGATGGCCCGCTTCCGCACCGCCGGACTGGTCGCCCTCGGCCAGAGCACCGCCCCCGAGTTCGGCCTCAACTTCGCCACCGAGTCGGTGCGCTACGGCGTCACCCGCAACCCGTGGGACCTGGAGCGGGGCGTCGGCGGCTCCAGCGGCGGCTCGGCCGCACTGGTCGCCGCCGGGGCTGTACCGTTCGCACACGCCAATGACGCGGGCGGCTCGATCCGCGTCCCGGCCTCCTGCTGCGGCCTGGTCGGCCTCAAGCCGAGCCGCGGCCGCACCCCGTCCGGACCGCTCACCGGCGAGGCCGCGTTCGGGCAGCTGGTCGAGTTCGGCCTCACCCGGACCGTACGGGACGCAGCACACCTGCTCGACGCCGTGTCCGCGCCGACGGTCGGCGAGAAGTACCAGCTGGCGCCGGTCACCCGGCCCTACGCCGACGAGGTCCGCACGGACCCGGGCCGGCTGCGGGTCGCCCTCACCACCGTGCCGTGGTCGGGCGTGCCCGTCGACCGCCAGATCGCCGAGGCGACCGTCGCCGTCGGCCAGGTCCTGGAGTGGATCGGCCACATCGTGACGGAGGCGAGCCCCGACGTCGATGCCGACGAGGTGGTGGAGGCGGTCATGCTCAGCGCCGTCTCGACCGGCGGCGCGGTGCTGCGGGGCGCCCCGCGCCGACCCGACCCGTCCGCACTCGAAGGCGTCTCGCGCCGCGTCCTGGCCGAGGCCGAGTCCTTCACCGCGCTGGACGTCCTGGCCGCGATGGAGGCCCAGCACCTGGTGACCCGGCCGATCGGCCGCTTCTTCCTCGACCACGACCTGCTGGTCACCCCGACGCTGGCCCAACTCCCCGCCCCGCACGGCACCCTGGACTACGACGACGCCCGCCACAGCACCCGCTCCTGGCTCCGCCGCATCTTCGAACACGGCCCGTTCACGGCCCTGTTCAACGTCTCCGGCCATCCCGCGATCAGCCTCCCCCTGGGCCAGAGCCGCACGGGCCTGCCCATCGGGGTTCAACTGGTCGCCGCCCATGGCCGCGAGGACCTGCTGCTGCGGGTGGCGGCGCAGCTGGAGCAGGCGGTGCCTTGGGGGGAGCGGCAGCCCGGGGTTTATGTGGATTGA
- a CDS encoding pentapeptide repeat-containing protein, with the protein MSETSELRADCANCFGLCCVALAFSRSTDFAIDKAVGDPCPNLQQDFRCGIHDKLRPKGFQGCTVYDCFGAGQKISQVTFVGRNWRESPDGSRQMFAALPVMRQFHELLWYLSEALARPAARPVHRQVAAELEKIERLTLSDVDTLLGLDVAAHRAEVNVLLLRTSELVRAEVRGMKKDRRGADLFGARLKGADLRGADLRGAYLIAADLSGADLRLADVIGADFRDTNLAGADLTDCLFLTQTQVNAAHGDAATLLPAGLERPSHWNKDATAPATPARGGAPRKGSPARKPGASGRRRPGPAGSRNK; encoded by the coding sequence GTGTCCGAGACATCCGAACTGCGGGCCGACTGCGCGAACTGCTTCGGTCTGTGCTGCGTCGCGCTGGCATTCTCCCGGTCGACGGACTTCGCGATCGACAAGGCCGTCGGGGACCCCTGCCCCAACCTTCAGCAGGACTTCCGCTGCGGCATCCACGACAAGCTGCGTCCCAAGGGCTTTCAGGGGTGCACGGTGTACGACTGCTTCGGTGCGGGCCAGAAGATCTCGCAGGTCACCTTTGTCGGCCGGAACTGGCGGGAGTCCCCGGACGGGTCGCGGCAGATGTTCGCCGCGCTCCCCGTGATGCGGCAGTTCCACGAGCTGCTCTGGTACCTCTCCGAGGCGCTGGCCCGCCCCGCCGCCCGGCCGGTCCACCGCCAGGTGGCGGCCGAGCTGGAGAAGATCGAGCGCCTGACGCTCAGCGACGTGGACACCCTGCTCGGCCTGGACGTGGCCGCACACCGCGCCGAGGTGAACGTCCTGCTGCTGCGCACCAGCGAGCTGGTACGCGCCGAGGTCCGGGGCATGAAGAAGGACCGCAGAGGCGCCGACCTGTTCGGGGCCCGGCTCAAGGGCGCCGATCTGCGCGGGGCGGACCTGCGCGGCGCGTACCTCATCGCCGCCGACCTGAGCGGCGCGGACCTGCGGCTCGCCGATGTCATCGGCGCGGACTTCCGCGACACGAACCTCGCGGGCGCCGACCTCACCGACTGCCTCTTCCTCACCCAGACACAGGTCAACGCGGCGCACGGCGACGCCGCCACCCTCCTCCCGGCCGGCCTGGAGCGCCCGTCGCACTGGAACAAGGACGCCACCGCCCCGGCCACGCCCGCCCGCGGTGGCGCCCCGCGCAAGGGCTCCCCGGCGCGCAAGCCCGGCGCCTCCGGCCGCAGGCGCCCGGGCCCGGCCGGCTCCCGGAACAAGTAA
- a CDS encoding FecCD family ABC transporter permease, protein MLPLSLGLGFLLVASLVCGVGLGAADIDWADTLRFLWAGLTGGTVAAADAASYTIVWEIRLPRVLLGAVVGAGLAAVGVAVQAMVRNALADPFVLGISSGAAVGANAVILLGAFAGLGVWALSVSAFVSALAAMVLVYAVARSPHGLTPLRLILTGTALAYGFEAITTVMVFGAARGEAARSAMMWLLGSLGGATWAQLPIAAVTVAAGWIWLRWRAEALNALAMGDETSAALGVPPSRLRRELFLVTAAVTGTVVAVSGAIGFVGLMVPHVVRMVVGADHRRVLVIAPLAGAVLLVWADVLSRLLLAPTELPVGVITAVVGVPAFVLLMRQSGHAFGGR, encoded by the coding sequence GTGCTGCCCCTCAGCCTCGGCCTTGGGTTCTTACTCGTGGCATCGCTCGTGTGCGGTGTCGGGCTCGGAGCCGCCGACATCGACTGGGCGGACACACTCCGCTTCCTGTGGGCGGGACTGACCGGCGGAACCGTGGCGGCGGCCGACGCGGCCTCGTACACCATCGTCTGGGAGATCCGTCTGCCAAGAGTGCTGCTCGGCGCGGTCGTCGGGGCGGGTCTCGCGGCCGTCGGTGTGGCCGTGCAGGCGATGGTCCGCAACGCGCTGGCCGACCCGTTCGTCCTGGGCATCTCCTCCGGCGCCGCCGTGGGCGCCAACGCCGTCATCCTGCTGGGGGCGTTCGCCGGGCTCGGGGTGTGGGCGCTGTCCGTCTCCGCGTTCGTCTCCGCGCTCGCGGCCATGGTCCTGGTGTACGCCGTGGCCCGCTCGCCCCATGGGCTGACGCCGCTGCGGCTGATCCTGACGGGCACGGCTCTGGCGTACGGCTTCGAGGCCATCACCACCGTCATGGTGTTCGGCGCGGCCCGCGGCGAGGCCGCCCGGTCCGCGATGATGTGGCTGCTGGGCAGTCTGGGCGGGGCGACCTGGGCGCAGTTGCCGATTGCCGCCGTGACCGTGGCGGCCGGGTGGATCTGGCTGCGGTGGCGGGCCGAGGCGCTCAACGCGCTCGCCATGGGGGACGAGACCTCGGCCGCGCTGGGCGTGCCGCCCTCGCGGCTGCGCCGGGAGCTGTTCCTCGTGACCGCCGCCGTCACCGGGACCGTCGTCGCGGTCAGCGGGGCCATCGGGTTCGTCGGGTTGATGGTGCCTCATGTCGTACGGATGGTGGTGGGCGCCGACCACCGGCGCGTCCTCGTGATCGCGCCCCTCGCGGGTGCGGTGCTCCTCGTCTGGGCCGACGTGCTGTCCCGGCTGCTGCTCGCCCCGACCGAACTGCCCGTAGGGGTGATCACCGCGGTGGTCGGTGTCCCCGCGTTCGTCCTGCTGATGCGGCAGAGCGGCCATGCGTTCGGAGGTCGCTGA
- the selA gene encoding L-seryl-tRNA(Sec) selenium transferase has translation MDQAVRGEPDPRRSVPSTAVVLDDPLLQAAIARLGRAMVKKTVQSVQQAVRQGNVKPQDVVGAVLAALPGQASGLRPVHNATGVIVHTNLGRAPLSRAAVEAVAAASGCTDVELDLDSGRRARRGRSALSALRHAVPGAQAVHVVNNGAAALTLAATALAAGREILLSRGEFVEIGDGFRIHELLTATGARIREVGTTNRTRLSDYAAAVGPQTAFILKIHPSNFIVRGFTAEAGLCELASLGLPVVADIGSGLLAPEPLLPDEPDVSTALSEGAGLVIASGDKLLGGPQAGLVFGTEAEVDRLRRHPLARAMRVDKLTLAALEATLTGPEPPVRQALRLPLAELEERSERLAASLRSHGIDAQVVAADAVVGGGGAPGTALPSCAVALPPDFAGALRTGTPPVIGRVLHGRLLLDLRCVPEPSDTHILEAVLRAAGA, from the coding sequence GTGGACCAGGCCGTGCGGGGCGAGCCGGATCCCCGGCGCAGCGTGCCGAGCACGGCCGTCGTACTGGACGACCCTCTCTTGCAGGCGGCCATCGCGCGGCTGGGCAGAGCGATGGTCAAAAAAACCGTCCAGTCCGTACAACAGGCGGTGCGGCAGGGGAACGTGAAGCCGCAGGACGTCGTCGGCGCGGTCCTGGCCGCGCTGCCCGGCCAGGCGTCGGGGCTGCGCCCGGTCCACAACGCGACGGGGGTGATCGTGCACACCAACCTCGGTCGCGCCCCGCTCTCGCGGGCAGCGGTGGAGGCGGTGGCGGCCGCCTCCGGATGCACGGACGTGGAGCTCGATCTGGACAGCGGGCGCCGTGCCCGCCGCGGGCGCTCCGCGCTCAGCGCCTTGCGGCACGCCGTACCGGGTGCCCAGGCGGTCCATGTCGTCAACAACGGCGCCGCCGCGCTGACGCTGGCGGCGACCGCCCTGGCCGCGGGACGGGAAATCCTCCTCAGCCGGGGCGAGTTCGTGGAGATCGGGGACGGCTTTCGGATCCACGAACTGCTCACCGCGACCGGTGCGAGGATCCGGGAGGTGGGGACGACCAACCGCACCCGGCTCAGTGACTACGCCGCGGCCGTCGGACCGCAGACCGCCTTCATCCTCAAGATCCACCCGTCCAATTTCATCGTCCGCGGTTTCACCGCCGAGGCTGGCCTTTGCGAACTCGCCTCCCTGGGCCTGCCCGTCGTCGCGGACATAGGATCAGGACTGCTGGCCCCAGAGCCCCTTCTCCCCGACGAACCCGACGTGAGCACCGCTCTGAGCGAGGGGGCCGGCCTCGTCATCGCCAGCGGCGACAAACTCCTCGGCGGACCGCAGGCCGGCCTCGTCTTCGGAACCGAAGCCGAAGTCGACCGTCTCAGACGTCATCCGCTCGCTCGTGCCATGCGGGTCGACAAGCTCACCCTCGCCGCCCTGGAAGCCACCCTGACCGGACCCGAGCCGCCTGTGCGGCAGGCTCTGCGCCTGCCCCTGGCCGAGCTTGAGGAGCGCTCCGAGCGGCTCGCCGCGTCCTTGCGCTCCCACGGCATCGACGCGCAGGTCGTCGCCGCCGATGCCGTCGTCGGAGGCGGCGGTGCACCGGGGACGGCGCTGCCTTCCTGCGCTGTCGCTCTGCCGCCCGACTTCGCGGGCGCCCTGCGCACCGGCACTCCGCCCGTGATCGGCCGTGTGCTCCACGGCCGACTGCTGCTGGACCTCCGCTGCGTCCCCGAGCCCAGTGATACGCACATCCTCGAAGCCGTGCTGCGAGCGGCGGGAGCCTGA
- a CDS encoding ABC transporter ATP-binding protein, producing MRIDIDGVTVEAARTRLVDDVRLTVDSGAFVGLVGPNGSGKSTLLRTVYRALRPAGGAVRLDGDDLHAMDPRAAARVLAALPQESSADFDFTVAEVVAMGRLPHQGRTAASDREICARAMERTGVAHLADRGILSLSGGEKQRVLIARALAQQPQVLVLDEPTNHLDIAHQLDVLSLVRESGVTVLAALHDLNLAAAHCDLLYVIDGGRIVASGPPHDVLQPELLAEVFGVRAHRVRHPLTGAVQLLFDLLPTIRPTRPTP from the coding sequence GTGCGGATCGACATCGACGGCGTGACGGTGGAGGCCGCTCGTACCCGGCTGGTCGACGACGTCCGGCTCACGGTGGACAGCGGGGCGTTCGTCGGGCTCGTCGGCCCCAACGGCAGCGGGAAGTCGACTCTGCTGCGCACGGTGTACCGGGCGTTGCGGCCCGCCGGGGGAGCGGTCCGGCTCGACGGCGACGACCTGCACGCCATGGATCCCCGGGCCGCCGCCCGCGTGCTGGCGGCGCTGCCGCAGGAGTCCTCGGCCGACTTCGACTTCACGGTGGCCGAGGTGGTCGCCATGGGACGGCTGCCGCACCAGGGCCGTACCGCGGCCTCGGACCGCGAGATCTGCGCGCGGGCCATGGAGCGCACCGGCGTCGCCCACCTCGCCGACCGCGGCATCCTCAGCCTGTCCGGCGGAGAGAAGCAGCGGGTGCTCATCGCCCGCGCGCTCGCCCAGCAGCCGCAGGTGCTCGTCCTCGACGAACCCACCAACCACCTCGACATCGCCCACCAGTTGGACGTCCTGTCCCTGGTCCGCGAGAGCGGGGTGACCGTGCTCGCCGCGCTGCACGATCTCAACCTCGCCGCGGCCCACTGCGACCTGCTGTACGTCATCGACGGGGGCCGGATCGTGGCCTCCGGGCCCCCGCACGACGTCCTCCAACCGGAGCTGCTCGCCGAGGTGTTCGGCGTCCGCGCCCATCGCGTACGGCATCCCCTCACGGGCGCCGTCCAGCTCCTGTTCGACCTGCTTCCGACCATCAGGCCCACCCGGCCCACTCCGTAA
- a CDS encoding thioesterase II family protein codes for MTSPWIRRFHPAPQAATRLVCFPHAGGSATYYFQASQALSPEVDVLAIQYPGRQDRLAEPCIKDISALADRIAEELAPWTDRPLTLFGHSMGSAVAYEVALRLERRGTVPLGLFASGRRAPSVVRDGYVHLGSDEDLLAELKRLSGTDAQVLADEALLRMVLPTMRSDYHAIETYRPTPAPPLSCPVVALSGDDDPVVELDEVALWERHTSASFRMRVFAGGHFFVDDHLPVITREIREHIATANAR; via the coding sequence ATGACCAGCCCCTGGATCCGGCGGTTCCACCCCGCCCCGCAGGCCGCCACCCGGCTCGTCTGCTTCCCGCACGCGGGCGGCTCGGCCACGTACTACTTCCAGGCCTCCCAGGCACTCTCGCCCGAGGTCGATGTGCTCGCGATCCAGTACCCCGGCCGCCAGGACCGGCTGGCCGAACCGTGCATCAAGGACATATCCGCGCTTGCCGACCGCATCGCCGAGGAGCTGGCCCCCTGGACGGACCGGCCGCTCACCCTCTTCGGCCACAGCATGGGCTCCGCGGTCGCGTACGAGGTCGCGCTGCGCCTGGAGCGGCGCGGCACCGTACCGCTGGGCCTGTTCGCCTCGGGGCGCCGCGCCCCTTCTGTCGTACGTGACGGATATGTCCACCTCGGCAGCGACGAGGACCTGCTCGCCGAGCTGAAGCGGCTCAGCGGCACCGACGCGCAGGTGCTCGCCGACGAGGCGCTGCTGCGGATGGTCCTGCCGACGATGCGCAGCGACTACCACGCCATCGAGACCTACCGCCCCACCCCGGCCCCGCCGCTGAGCTGCCCGGTCGTCGCCCTGTCCGGCGACGACGACCCGGTGGTCGAACTCGACGAGGTCGCCCTGTGGGAGCGGCACACCTCGGCGTCCTTCCGGATGCGGGTGTTCGCGGGCGGCCACTTCTTCGTCGACGACCACCTGCCGGTCATCACCCGCGAGATCCGCGAGCACATCGCGACCGCGAACGCCCGCTGA
- a CDS encoding MauE/DoxX family redox-associated membrane protein — protein sequence MNALVRLVAAVLLLYAAVHKLAAPRAFRSTLTTLGVPWPAPVSAGVPVLELAAGFTLLSAPRSVVAAGLVAGLGVAFAVAGVLALRSGTKVKCACFGRVGAGDLGLRQIAVLPLWAGVAAVALRTPEQSPAGPAAAAAVIWGLAVCAALRVVVLMRRNREDMQAMVPQ from the coding sequence GTGAACGCTCTCGTCCGCCTGGTGGCAGCCGTGCTGCTCCTCTACGCGGCCGTCCACAAGCTGGCCGCCCCTCGCGCGTTCCGCTCGACCCTCACCACCCTGGGTGTGCCGTGGCCCGCGCCGGTCTCCGCGGGCGTTCCCGTACTGGAGCTCGCTGCCGGGTTCACCCTGCTGAGCGCTCCGCGCTCGGTGGTGGCCGCCGGGCTGGTGGCCGGGCTGGGGGTGGCGTTCGCGGTTGCGGGCGTGCTGGCCCTGCGGAGCGGGACGAAGGTGAAGTGCGCCTGCTTCGGCCGGGTCGGGGCCGGTGATCTGGGACTGCGCCAGATCGCGGTCCTGCCCCTGTGGGCCGGGGTGGCCGCCGTGGCCCTCCGTACGCCGGAGCAGTCACCGGCCGGGCCTGCGGCAGCGGCAGCCGTGATCTGGGGACTGGCGGTGTGCGCGGCCCTGAGGGTGGTGGTGCTGATGCGAAGGAACCGGGAGGACATGCAAGCGATGGTGCCGCAATGA
- a CDS encoding WXG100 family type VII secretion target, with amino-acid sequence MSDDKLPEPSQLPLSPDELKRHHSEWAAGITKAPPADSYVDPLTPVPLRPNPPITGSPFLKPPLQGPPQDVLRIAPGVLTAAAGRADEIHTAFTKPAAALEDPAQKASAAMDGWESAKAIRTAGVQWEKQAGTVAGWLARISESLRVGSREYHTTDTAVDESLQCVVPRRSKLEGL; translated from the coding sequence ATGAGCGACGACAAACTGCCCGAACCGTCCCAGCTGCCGCTGTCGCCGGACGAGCTGAAGCGGCACCACTCCGAATGGGCCGCCGGCATCACCAAGGCCCCACCCGCCGACAGCTACGTGGACCCCCTCACCCCGGTCCCCCTGCGTCCGAACCCGCCGATCACCGGCTCACCCTTCCTCAAGCCGCCGCTCCAGGGCCCGCCCCAGGACGTGCTCCGCATCGCGCCCGGTGTCCTCACCGCGGCGGCGGGCCGCGCGGACGAGATCCACACGGCCTTCACCAAGCCCGCGGCCGCGCTGGAGGACCCCGCGCAGAAGGCGTCGGCGGCGATGGACGGCTGGGAGTCGGCCAAGGCCATCCGTACGGCAGGTGTGCAGTGGGAGAAGCAGGCCGGCACCGTGGCCGGCTGGCTGGCCCGCATCTCCGAGAGCCTGCGCGTGGGATCGCGGGAGTATCACACGACGGACACCGCCGTGGACGAGTCATTGCAGTGCGTCGTACCGCGCCGCTCGAAGCTGGAGGGGCTGTAA